Proteins encoded within one genomic window of Brassica rapa cultivar Chiifu-401-42 chromosome A09, CAAS_Brap_v3.01, whole genome shotgun sequence:
- the LOC103842296 gene encoding cation/H(+) antiporter 20 isoform X2, whose amino-acid sequence MAFNITAVKTSSDGAWQGDNPLNFAFPLLIVQTALIVAVSRSLGLLFKPLRQPKVIAEIVGGILLGPSALGRNTAYMHRIFPTWSMPILESVASIGLLFFLFLVGLELDLSSIRRTGKRAFGIAAAGITLPFLAGVGVAFVIRNTLYTAADRTGYAEFLVFIGVALSITAFPVLARILAELKLLTTRVGETAMAAAAFNDVTAWILLALAVALAGNGGGEKTSPLVSLWVLLSGVGFVVFMLVVIRPGMKWVAKRGSPENDVVRESYVCLTLAGVMVSGFATDLIGIHSIFGAFVFGLTIPKDGEFGHRLIERIEDFVSGLLLPLYFATSGLKTDVAKIRGAESWGMLGLVVVTACAGKIVGTFAAAVMVKVPAREALALGCLMNTKGLVELIVLNIGKEKKVLNDETFAILVLMALFTTFITTPTVMAIYKPARGTNHKLRDLSSSEDSTKEELRILVCLHGRANVSSLISLIESIRTTKILRLKLFVMHLMELTERTSSIIMVQRARKDGLPFVHRYRHGECHSSVVGGFQAYRQLGRVAVRPITAVSSLHTMHEDICHMAETKRVTMIILPFHKRWNVDHGRGHHHQDRGDVNVPENVGHGWRLVNQRVLKNVLATSVRTGPRL is encoded by the exons ATGGCCTTTAACATAACCGCCGTGAAAACCTCCTCTGACGGAGCATGGCAAGGCGACAATCCCTTGAACTTCGCCTTTCCGTTACTCATCGTCCAAACGGCGTTAATCGTCGCCGTCAGTCGCTCCCTCGGCCTCCTCTTCAAACCTCTCCGCCAACCGAAAGTCATCGCCGAGATAGTC GGAGGGATTTTGTTAGGACCGTCAGCTTTAGGTAGAAACACGGCGTATATGCACCGTATATTCCCGACATGGAGCATGCCGATACTCGAGTCCGTCGCGAGCATAGgactcctcttcttcctcttcctcgtcGGTCTCGAGCTAGATTTATCATCCATCCGCCGCACCGGAAAACGCGCTTTCGGAATAGCAGCCGCCGGGATCACACTCCCGTTTCTCGCCGGCGTCGGAGTCGCCTTTGTGATCCGCAACACTCTCTACACCGCCGCCGATAGAACCGGATACGCCGAGTTTCTCGTTTTCATTGGAGTGGCTCTCTCGATCACAGCTTTCCCTGTGCTCGCGCGTATCTTAGCTGAGCTCAAGCTTTTGACGACGCGGGTCGGAGAAACCGCGATGGCTGCAGCCGCTTTCAACGATGTAACCGCGTGGATTTTGCTAGCTTTAGCGGTTGCGTTAGCGGGTAACGGCGGTGGGGAGAAGACGAGTCCGTTGGTGTCGTTGTGGGTTCTGTTATCGGGTGTCGGGTTTGTTGTTTTTATGTTGGTCGTGATCCGACCCGGAATGAAATGGGTCGCGAAACGCGGATCTCCTGAAAACGACGTCGTACGTGAGTCTTACGTGTGTTTGACTTTAGCTGGAGTTATGGTTTCCGGTTTCGCGACCGATCTAATCGGTATTCACTCGATTTTCGGCGcgtttgttttcggtttaactATACCGAAAGACGGAGAGTTCGGTCACCGATTGATTGAACGGATTGAGGATTTTGTCTCCGGTTTACTCTTACCGCTTTATTTCGCGACGAGTGGATTGAAAACTGATGTGGCAAAGATCAGAGGAGCTGAGTCGTGGGGGATGTTGGGACTTGTCGTGGTTACGGCTTGTGCCGGCAAGATTGTCGGAACTTTTGCTGCGGCGGTGATGGTTAAAGTTCCGGCGAGAGAGGCTTTGGCACTTGGTTGCTTGATGAACACGAAAGGTTTGGTGGAGCTCATTGTACTCAATATAGGCAAGGAGAAAAAG GTGCTAAACGACGAGACATTTGCGATACTGGTGCTAATGGCACTCTTCACAACGTTCATTACGACTCCGACTGTAATGGCCATTTACAAACCGGCTCGTGGCACCAACCACAAACTAAGGGACTTGTCGTCTAGCGAAGACTCCACCAAGGAAGAGCTTCGCATCCTCGTCTGTCTCCATGGTCGAGCCAATGTTTCATCCCTCATCTCTCTTATCGAGTCCATCCGAACCACCAAG ATACTGCGGCTAAAACTGTTCGTCATGCACCTCATGGAACTAACGGAACGAACCTCGTCAATCATAATGGTGCAAAGAGCCCGTAAAGACGGATTACCTTTCGTCCACCGTTACCGTCACGGCGAGTGTCACAGCAGCGTCGTAGGAGGTTTCCAAGCCTATCGTCAATTAGGCCGAGTCGCTGTCCGCCCAATTACCGCAGTCTCTTCTTTACACACAATGCACGAAGATATTTGCCACATGGCAGAGACCAAAAGGGTCACAATGATCATTTTACCTTTCCACAAACGATGGAACGTTGATCATGGTCGTGGCCACCACCACCAAGACAGAGGAGATGTAAACGTACCGGAAAACGTTGGCCATGGTTGGAGATTAGTTAACCAGAGGGTTTTGAAGAATGTATTAGCAACCTCAGTACGGACAGGCCCAAGACTCTGA
- the LOC103841293 gene encoding cation/H(+) antiporter 20, producing MTEHQAVKVTVVRFLVRETLRSNAVTLRPASSKGKEKYYTCFTTNVDPKKEKELDEGVLKDFKSKWKETVEYKEKEPNNIIQEILSIGQSQDFDLIVVGRGRVPSAKVATLAERQAEHPELGRIGDVLASSINHIIPSILVVQQHNKPQVEEIAVSKIVKESSLTINGDANV from the exons ATGACGGAGCATCAAGCTGTTAAAGTTACCGTTGTTAGGTTTTTGGTGAGAGAAACGCTGAGGAGTAACGCCGTCACGTTACGACCGGCATCGTCTAAAGGCAAGGAGAAGTATTATACCTGCTTTACAACCAACGTGgatccaaaaaaagaaaag GAACTAGACGAAGGAGTATTAAAAGATTTCAAGAGCAAATGGAAAGAAACGGTGGAATACAAAGAAAAGGAACCAAACAACATAATTCAAGAAATATTGTCAATAGGGCAAAGTCAAGACTTTGACCTTATAGTGGTTGGAAGAGGGAGGGTACCGTCGGCCAAGGTGGCGACATTAGCTGAGCGTCAGGCCGAACATCCCGAGTTAGGTCGTATCGGAGACGTGCTTGCCTCTTCGATCAACCACATCATCCCATCAATCCTTGTGGTTCAACAACACAACAAACCTCAAGTAGAAGAGATTGCGGTTTCAAAAATTGTTAAGGAGTCGTCCCTAACTATTAATGGAGATGCAAATGtatga
- the LOC103842296 gene encoding cation/H(+) antiporter 20 isoform X1 codes for MCDVSTNYCFIRKPGLFKVIGDTEITSNLSEKRTISKMAFNITAVKTSSDGAWQGDNPLNFAFPLLIVQTALIVAVSRSLGLLFKPLRQPKVIAEIVGGILLGPSALGRNTAYMHRIFPTWSMPILESVASIGLLFFLFLVGLELDLSSIRRTGKRAFGIAAAGITLPFLAGVGVAFVIRNTLYTAADRTGYAEFLVFIGVALSITAFPVLARILAELKLLTTRVGETAMAAAAFNDVTAWILLALAVALAGNGGGEKTSPLVSLWVLLSGVGFVVFMLVVIRPGMKWVAKRGSPENDVVRESYVCLTLAGVMVSGFATDLIGIHSIFGAFVFGLTIPKDGEFGHRLIERIEDFVSGLLLPLYFATSGLKTDVAKIRGAESWGMLGLVVVTACAGKIVGTFAAAVMVKVPAREALALGCLMNTKGLVELIVLNIGKEKKVLNDETFAILVLMALFTTFITTPTVMAIYKPARGTNHKLRDLSSSEDSTKEELRILVCLHGRANVSSLISLIESIRTTKILRLKLFVMHLMELTERTSSIIMVQRARKDGLPFVHRYRHGECHSSVVGGFQAYRQLGRVAVRPITAVSSLHTMHEDICHMAETKRVTMIILPFHKRWNVDHGRGHHHQDRGDVNVPENVGHGWRLVNQRVLKNVLATSVRTGPRL; via the exons CCTTTCTGAAAAGAGAACGATTTCCAAAATGGCCTTTAACATAACCGCCGTGAAAACCTCCTCTGACGGAGCATGGCAAGGCGACAATCCCTTGAACTTCGCCTTTCCGTTACTCATCGTCCAAACGGCGTTAATCGTCGCCGTCAGTCGCTCCCTCGGCCTCCTCTTCAAACCTCTCCGCCAACCGAAAGTCATCGCCGAGATAGTC GGAGGGATTTTGTTAGGACCGTCAGCTTTAGGTAGAAACACGGCGTATATGCACCGTATATTCCCGACATGGAGCATGCCGATACTCGAGTCCGTCGCGAGCATAGgactcctcttcttcctcttcctcgtcGGTCTCGAGCTAGATTTATCATCCATCCGCCGCACCGGAAAACGCGCTTTCGGAATAGCAGCCGCCGGGATCACACTCCCGTTTCTCGCCGGCGTCGGAGTCGCCTTTGTGATCCGCAACACTCTCTACACCGCCGCCGATAGAACCGGATACGCCGAGTTTCTCGTTTTCATTGGAGTGGCTCTCTCGATCACAGCTTTCCCTGTGCTCGCGCGTATCTTAGCTGAGCTCAAGCTTTTGACGACGCGGGTCGGAGAAACCGCGATGGCTGCAGCCGCTTTCAACGATGTAACCGCGTGGATTTTGCTAGCTTTAGCGGTTGCGTTAGCGGGTAACGGCGGTGGGGAGAAGACGAGTCCGTTGGTGTCGTTGTGGGTTCTGTTATCGGGTGTCGGGTTTGTTGTTTTTATGTTGGTCGTGATCCGACCCGGAATGAAATGGGTCGCGAAACGCGGATCTCCTGAAAACGACGTCGTACGTGAGTCTTACGTGTGTTTGACTTTAGCTGGAGTTATGGTTTCCGGTTTCGCGACCGATCTAATCGGTATTCACTCGATTTTCGGCGcgtttgttttcggtttaactATACCGAAAGACGGAGAGTTCGGTCACCGATTGATTGAACGGATTGAGGATTTTGTCTCCGGTTTACTCTTACCGCTTTATTTCGCGACGAGTGGATTGAAAACTGATGTGGCAAAGATCAGAGGAGCTGAGTCGTGGGGGATGTTGGGACTTGTCGTGGTTACGGCTTGTGCCGGCAAGATTGTCGGAACTTTTGCTGCGGCGGTGATGGTTAAAGTTCCGGCGAGAGAGGCTTTGGCACTTGGTTGCTTGATGAACACGAAAGGTTTGGTGGAGCTCATTGTACTCAATATAGGCAAGGAGAAAAAG GTGCTAAACGACGAGACATTTGCGATACTGGTGCTAATGGCACTCTTCACAACGTTCATTACGACTCCGACTGTAATGGCCATTTACAAACCGGCTCGTGGCACCAACCACAAACTAAGGGACTTGTCGTCTAGCGAAGACTCCACCAAGGAAGAGCTTCGCATCCTCGTCTGTCTCCATGGTCGAGCCAATGTTTCATCCCTCATCTCTCTTATCGAGTCCATCCGAACCACCAAG ATACTGCGGCTAAAACTGTTCGTCATGCACCTCATGGAACTAACGGAACGAACCTCGTCAATCATAATGGTGCAAAGAGCCCGTAAAGACGGATTACCTTTCGTCCACCGTTACCGTCACGGCGAGTGTCACAGCAGCGTCGTAGGAGGTTTCCAAGCCTATCGTCAATTAGGCCGAGTCGCTGTCCGCCCAATTACCGCAGTCTCTTCTTTACACACAATGCACGAAGATATTTGCCACATGGCAGAGACCAAAAGGGTCACAATGATCATTTTACCTTTCCACAAACGATGGAACGTTGATCATGGTCGTGGCCACCACCACCAAGACAGAGGAGATGTAAACGTACCGGAAAACGTTGGCCATGGTTGGAGATTAGTTAACCAGAGGGTTTTGAAGAATGTATTAGCAACCTCAGTACGGACAGGCCCAAGACTCTGA